Within the Bradyrhizobium cosmicum genome, the region GCGACCGGTTCGCGGCCGCTCGGCTGGTACACCGGGCGCTCCTCGATCAACACCAACCGCCTCCTGATGGAGGAGGGCGGCTTCCTCTATCTCTGCGACTCCTATGCCGACGACCTGCCGTATTGGATCAAGGGCACCGGCGGCAAGCAACTCGTCATTCCCTACACGCTTGACGCCAACGACATGCGCTTCATCAACCCGCAGGGCTTTGCCGAAGGCGAGCAATTCTTCACCTATCTGAAGGACGCCTTCGACGTGCTCTATGTCGAGGGTGAGACCGCACCGAAGATGATGTCGGTTGGCCTGCACTGTCGTCTCGCCGGACGTCCCGGCCGCGCCGCGGGGCTGATCCGCTTCCTCGACTATATCGGCAAGCACGAGCGTGTCTGGGTGCCGACGCGGCTTCAGATCGCGCAGCACTGGCACGACAAGCATGCGCATCTCGCCGCCGATGCGTTCGAGATCGGATGAGGACCATGCCGCCGATTTCGCTCGCCGATCTCAACGCTGCAAGCAAGGCCGACTTCGTCGCCGCGCTGGCCAACGTCGTCGAATATTCACCGTGGATCGCCGAGCAGCTCGCCGGGAAGCGGCCGTTCGACGGCATCAACGAGCTGCACGCCGCGCTGGTGGGCGCGATCCAGAGCGCCGAACCGGATGTGCAACTAGCGCTCATCCGGGCGCATCCCGATCTCGCCAACAAGACCCAGCGCGCGGCAGGTCTCACGGCGGAATCGACCGAGGAGCAGAACAGCGCCGGCCTCGACCGGCTGTCGGACGCCGAATACGCCGCGTTCGAGCGCGTCAACAACGCCTATCGCGACAAGTTCGGCATCCCCTATATCGTCTGCGTGCGCCGTCACACCAAGGATTCGGTGCTGAACGACTTCGAGACGCGGCTGCGCAATATCGCCAAGACCGAGACGCGGCGCGCGATCGAGGAGATCGGCCGCATCTCCGCGCTGCGGCTCGATCAGCTCGTCGTCGCAGACGACAGACTGAAGGTGCACGGCCGGCTCTCGACCCATGTGCTGGACAATCACGCCGGCAAGCCTGCACCCGGCATTCCGATCGAGCTCATCGAGCTTGCAAATCTCGGCGAGAGTCGCGTGATCGCGCGCGCCGTGACGAATGCGGATGGTCGCACCGACCAGCCGCTGATCGGCGGACGACCGCTGCCGATCGGCCGCTACGAGCTCCGCTTCAGTGTCGCCGGATACTACGCCGGGCGCAACGTGCCGCTGTC harbors:
- the puuE gene encoding allantoinase PuuE is translated as MTGARYPRDLRGYGRNPPHPQWPGDARVAVQFVVNFEEGGENNILHGDPASEAFLSDVLGAQPWPGQRHANIESMFEYGSRAGFWRLWRMFGERKWPTTVFGVATALKRNPEIVAAMKESGWDIASHSLKWIEHKDMTEAQERAEIAESIRVHIEATGSRPLGWYTGRSSINTNRLLMEEGGFLYLCDSYADDLPYWIKGTGGKQLVIPYTLDANDMRFINPQGFAEGEQFFTYLKDAFDVLYVEGETAPKMMSVGLHCRLAGRPGRAAGLIRFLDYIGKHERVWVPTRLQIAQHWHDKHAHLAADAFEIG
- the uraD gene encoding 2-oxo-4-hydroxy-4-carboxy-5-ureidoimidazoline decarboxylase — its product is MPPISLADLNAASKADFVAALANVVEYSPWIAEQLAGKRPFDGINELHAALVGAIQSAEPDVQLALIRAHPDLANKTQRAAGLTAESTEEQNSAGLDRLSDAEYAAFERVNNAYRDKFGIPYIVCVRRHTKDSVLNDFETRLRNIAKTETRRAIEEIGRISALRLDQLVVADDRLKVHGRLSTHVLDNHAGKPAPGIPIELIELANLGESRVIARAVTNADGRTDQPLIGGRPLPIGRYELRFSVAGYYAGRNVPLSDPPFLDEIPLRFAVSEPENHYHVPLLVTPWSYSTYRGS